The region GGCCTGATCGGCCTGTCGGCGCGTCAGAACCCGGAAATTCGCGCGGTCGCGGACGACCTTCGCGCCCGGATCATGGCGCTTGGTCGCGCGCATGATTTCGTCCGGCCGCATGATGCGGACGAGCAGGGCGACCTTCAGCGGGGGGGACTGCGCGGAATATTGGAGCAGATCTTTGCCCCCTATGATGACGCGGGCAAGAGCCGCATCCTGTTTTCAGGCGACAATCCTGCCATCGACGACCGGTCTGCGACGCCGCTGGCGCTGCTGTTCCATGAACTTGCGACCAACGCCGCCAAATATGGCGCGCTCTCCGTGCCGCAGGGCCGCATCCATATCGATGTGCGGGGCGAGGATGCCGATGTCCGCGTCGATTGGCGCGAAGAAGGCGGGCCGAGGGTCCAACCGTCTGGTGAAGAGGGCTTTGGCACCCGCCTTATGCAACTAAGCGCCGAACGGCAGCTGGGCGGACGGATACAGCGCGACTGGCGGCCAGAGGGCTTGCTGGTCAGCCTGTGGATCCCATCCCGTTCCATGAGCCGGACGGTGGCGGAAAAGGCGTGAAGCCGTATATTTCGGCGCTTTCCAGGTCATTTTGATTGGAAGCGACGAGGCGGAGCGTCGCGGCGATGCTCTGCGGACGGAACGGTTTGGTGATGACCCCCAGTGCCGCTTCGGATGCAGCGCCGATCTGGGCCGGGTTGGCCGTCACATAGATGACCCGCACGCCATATTGCGCGGCAAGCTCCATGCCGATGGAGGGGCCGGTCGGTCCGTCTCGAAGGTTGAGGTCAACCAGCGCGATGTCGCAATCGGCCGCAGCGACGAGCGCGCTTTCCCGGTCGGCCGCAATGGCGCTGACCGAGAAACCGGCATCCTCGACGATCTGTTCGATTTCCAGCGCGACGAAAATTTCGTCTTCTACAATCAGAACCTTTTTGCTCATGCCTCTGCCCGCGACCTGGAGCCGATAAATGTCGGAACAGCCCGCTGGTTCCCTTAAAGGTCAAAAAAGTCAGGATGACGCTTGGTCTGCTTGGTTCGTCCAGAGCGTTTCGAAGCGCGTGCCGTGCATCAGCAGGACGCTGGCGGGGTAGCCGCCCTCGGCCGCCTTGCGCGCGGTATCGGTCGCATTTTCTACCGCCGCCTCGCGCGTGGCGAAGGGGCCGAAATAGCGATTGTCGAGATTGATCTTCCAGACGCCCTCATGTTCGAGGACGATATAACGGGCATGGGGCAGGGACATGGGTCAGAGAACCTCTGTGTTATAATGGTGCCACGCCATGATGGCGGCAGCGCCTCTATGGGGACGCCAGCGATCTGCCAGCGCGCGTGTTTCGCGTTCGCTCGGCCGTTCGGAAAGGCCCAGCATCCGGCCAACCTCAATCTGGACGGCCAGGTCTCCTGCGGGCCAGACGTCAGGGCGACCCTCGGCGAACAGCAGATAGATTTCCGCTGACCACCGGCCGATCCCCTTGACCCGCGTCAGCAGGGCGATCGCTTCTTCATCATCCTGTGGCAGGGCGTGCAGGTCCAGCGCGCCGCTCGTCACCAGTTCGGCGAGGCTGCGGGCATATCCCTGCTTCTGCCGGGAAAGGCCACAGGCGCGCAACGCGTCGTAATCGCGGACGAGCAACTCGCCCGGCGCGCATCCTTCGCCCAGTTCCTGTTCCAGCTTCCGCCACACGGCTGCTGCTGCCGCGACGCTGACCTGCTGACCGACGATGGTGCGCAGCAAGGTTTCATATCCCGGCTCCCTCATGCGCGGCGCGGGGTAGCCGACCCGCGCCAGCGCGGCGGCGAAACCGGGTTCGAGGACGGCGATCGCGTCCAGGCTGGCGCGCAGCTGCTCCGGGGTAGTCACCATGGTCTGCTGTTCCGGCTCTTGATTTATTGCCACCCCCGCCTATGAGCGGCGGGGTGAATTGTTAGGATTGAGGTACATGCCTAAACTGATTGTGGTCAACCGTTCGGGTGAAGAGCAGGCCGTTGAGGGCGATAACGGCCTGTCGGTGATGGAAGTCATTCGCGACAATGGCTTTGACGAATTGCTGGCGCTGTGCGGTGGCTGCTGCTCCTGCGCTACCTGCCATGTCTATGTCGATCCCGCCTTCGCCGACAAGCTGCCCGCGATCAGCGAAGATGAAAACGACCTGCTCGACAGCTCTGATCATCGCAATGACAGCAGCCGCTTGTCCTGCCAGCTGGTAATGAACGCGGAACTGGACGGTTTGCGCGTCACCATCGCGCCGGAAGATTGATTCTCGCCGACGGAGTGCCCCTTATCGGCTGACGCGTAGCGTCGCCGTGGGCGCCTCGCTGGTCAGCGGCGTCACTTTCCAGACGATCCGTTTGCCATCGGCCGTGCTTTGCGCGCCGTCTTCCTGATTCTGGCTGACGATTTCGGCATTGGTGGTCAAGGTGAAGGTGCCGTCGAGCGCCTTGGCCGCGTCGTCGCCGGACCCGCTTTGACCCATCGGTTCGCGGCTCTTGTCGAAGTCGCTCGAATAGCCGGGCGCTTTTACCCGCACCCGATCCTCGCCGCGCAGTTCGACGGCGACGAAGGGCAGGACGATCTTTGCATCGCTGTTAAAGGGAAACAGAAAGGCGTGGGTCAGCCGCCCGCTGATCGCATAATCGATCTCGAAGCGGTTATTCCCCATATAGCGTGCCGAGCGAAACCCCTTTTCCTTCGATAGCGTAGTGGCGATCGCCTGCATCTGGGCGTCGTCCCTCTTGTCGCGGCTGTTGTCGAAGGGTTCATCGTCGCCCTGCTGCAGTGCGGTCTTGTGCCAGGCGCTGTCCTTCTTTTCCGGCGCGCCGCCGCCGAGCGGGTCATTGCCGGGCGTACCTGAAGAATTGCCCAGCCCCTTCATGTCGGACGACAATATCTCGCCCCTGTAGGTGAAGCTGAACTGTCGGTCGGTGCGGATGTCGAGCGTCGATTCGAACTTGCCCGGCGTCACCAGGCAAGCGCCCAGCATCAGGCAGCAGGCCAAAGCACTGGTGGCACGAAGAAAACCGGCCATGTCGTCCCCCTTGTTTGCGTGCGCCTTTGGCGGAAGCGCAGCCTGTATCCTGGGCGCTACCGGCTGGCGGCGGCGTACAGGGCGATAGCGGCCGCGTTGGAGACGTTGAGGCTCTCCATCCGCGGGCTGATCGGCAGTTTAGCCAAAATATCGCAATGGGCCATGCTGTTGTGACGCAACCCTTCGCCTTCCGCGCCCAACACCAGCGCGACGCGCGAATCGCCGATTGCCTCGGCCAGATTCGTATCCGCCTCGCCATCCAGGCCAATGCGCCAATAGCCCGCTTCCGCAATCTCATCGAGCGCGCGGGCCAGGTTCACCACCCGAACCCAAGGGACGATTTCCAGCGCGCCCGACGCGGATCTAGCGAGGACGCCCGATTCAGGCGGCGCGTGGCGGTCCTGGGTCACGATGCAGAGCGCGTCGAAGGCAGCCGCCGAACGCAGGATCGCGCCGACATTATGCGGGTCCGTCACCTGATCCAGCACCAGCACCGGGCGCTTGTCGTCAACGCCCGCCTCCAGCGCGTCGCCCAGCCATACGTCGTCGAGCGGCTCGACCTCTGCGACGATGCCCTGGTGCGGCGCATCGGACGGCACCATGCGGCCAAGGTCGGCGACGTCCGCATAGACGATGGGCAGGATCGGCGGCAGGTCCAGCGCGCCCAGCGCGTCCCGCGTCCCCCATATCTTGCGTACGATGCGGTTGGGATTGGCCAGGGCCGCAATGACGGCATGGCGACCGTAAAAGCGGGGGAAGTTGCCCTTGGGCTTTGCGCTGCGTTGTCCTCTTTTCATGCAAGCGCTCTTTTCACATCGGACCATTGACAGGCAAGCCTCCTTTCGCCATTGAGCGCGCCTCCAGCGCGGTAAATGACGTTTTTGTCTACCGCGTAAGGGCACTGGACAGGTGGCCGAGTGGTTAAAGGCAGCAGACTGTAAATCTGCCCGGGTTTCCCGTACGCTGGTTCGAATCCAGCCCTGTCCACCACCCTTGGGGCCTGCTGGCCCTGTCGGGCGCGCCGCCTCTTTCGGGTTTCCGGCCTGCGTGCCTTTCGTCCGAGCCCGTTTGAAAGAAGGAACGCTGTGATGGCGTGGCTTGTGCTGGGCATTGCCGTTTTTACTGAAATCTGCTGGGCGCTCAGCCTGAAATGGGCGGCGACCATCGGCAGCTGGCAGGCATCCTCCGTACCGATCGTTTTGAGCTTCCTCAACATGGCCCTGCTGGCCTTCGCGATGAAGGGCCTTCCAGCGGGCACGGCCTACGCCATCTGGACAGGGTTGGGCGCGGTCGGCGTCATCATCGGCGGCGTCATCCTGTTCGGCGACCGCGTCACTGCGGTGCAGGCCGGTTTCATGGCCCTCACCGTCATTGGCGTCATTGGCACGAAGCTGTTCGCCCCGGCCTGAACCCGGCCCGGCAACATATGGTGCGGCGGGGCGTTGGCCACAGAGCCTTCATCCGTTACGCTGCCGTCCAATGACCATAGATCGTCGTACGCTCCTTGCCGCCGCCCTGACCGGCCTGGCTGCCCTGCCATTTCCCCGCCGTGTGTTCGCCGCCGCTGAGGTCGCGCGCGTCGATGAGCTGATCGGGCGCATGACGATCGAGGAA is a window of Sphingobium sp. MI1205 DNA encoding:
- a CDS encoding response regulator; translation: MSKKVLIVEDEIFVALEIEQIVEDAGFSVSAIAADRESALVAAADCDIALVDLNLRDGPTGPSIGMELAAQYGVRVIYVTANPAQIGAASEAALGVITKPFRPQSIAATLRLVASNQNDLESAEIYGFTPFPPPSGSWNGMGSTG
- a CDS encoding DMT family transporter, which translates into the protein MAWLVLGIAVFTEICWALSLKWAATIGSWQASSVPIVLSFLNMALLAFAMKGLPAGTAYAIWTGLGAVGVIIGGVILFGDRVTAVQAGFMALTVIGVIGTKLFAPA
- a CDS encoding TrmH family RNA methyltransferase, whose amino-acid sequence is MKRGQRSAKPKGNFPRFYGRHAVIAALANPNRIVRKIWGTRDALGALDLPPILPIVYADVADLGRMVPSDAPHQGIVAEVEPLDDVWLGDALEAGVDDKRPVLVLDQVTDPHNVGAILRSAAAFDALCIVTQDRHAPPESGVLARSASGALEIVPWVRVVNLARALDEIAEAGYWRIGLDGEADTNLAEAIGDSRVALVLGAEGEGLRHNSMAHCDILAKLPISPRMESLNVSNAAAIALYAAASR
- a CDS encoding 2Fe-2S iron-sulfur cluster-binding protein is translated as MPKLIVVNRSGEEQAVEGDNGLSVMEVIRDNGFDELLALCGGCCSCATCHVYVDPAFADKLPAISEDENDLLDSSDHRNDSSRLSCQLVMNAELDGLRVTIAPED
- a CDS encoding DNA-3-methyladenine glycosylase family protein, whose product is MVTTPEQLRASLDAIAVLEPGFAAALARVGYPAPRMREPGYETLLRTIVGQQVSVAAAAAVWRKLEQELGEGCAPGELLVRDYDALRACGLSRQKQGYARSLAELVTSGALDLHALPQDDEEAIALLTRVKGIGRWSAEIYLLFAEGRPDVWPAGDLAVQIEVGRMLGLSERPSERETRALADRWRPHRGAAAIMAWHHYNTEVL